GTCAGGTGCAACAGCACCTGGCAGAATGCCGTGAGTGCACCGATCTAGCTGGACTGTTTCGCGAAGTGGTGCGTGTTGGCGCGAACGAATCGGCTTATGAACCTCCAGCAGGGATCCTGCGCATAGTGAAGGCCTATTTCGAGACTCAGCAACGCGATACTCCTGAGCCAAAGGGCGTATTTGAGCTGCTCTTTGACAGCCTAGCGCAGCCAGCAGTTGCGGGAGCGAGGGCCTCGGTGGCTTCCGCGCGTCAACTCTTGTATCGAGTTGGAACCGTCTATGTAGATATGCGCGTGGATTCCGAAGTGAATTCCGAGCGCGCCGCTCTGGTTGGCCAAATGCTGGATAGCGCCCGGCCCGGCCACCCGGTGTCCGGAGTCCCCGTAATACTGCTGGACGGCCGTAAGAATGTAGCTAGCGCCATCAGTAACAACAATGGCGAGTTTCAGATTGAATTCATGATCAAAAACAATTTGCGCCTTTCGGTCACGGTTGGTGACGGAAACCCCGTCTACCTGCCCATTACAGGAATAGAAGAACGGAAGCGACCGGTGGGAGCAAGTCGAGGGCAGAACTAGTTTTGAAGTTACTGGCGTAACTGGCCGATAGAGCCAGGCGCCTCATAAACTGGATACTTCCCCGCTGTAGTCCCCCTGCAAAATTCTAAGAGGCGAGAGTCTTTGGAGATCCGATGACTAGTAAGTACACCTTTGTCCAAAAATGCAGCCGAGCCAAAGCAGGGGTCTGCATCGCTCTTATTCTGGCGATTTTCAGCGTGTATGTGCAGCCTGCGTCTGCCATAACACCGCCTCCGTCAAAAACCAATGCGCAACTGCTTGGCGGATTGTTGGGGGGCGGTGGCTTGCTCGCGACCAACCGTTACATTGTTCGGGACACGAAGGGCCTGCTGGACTTGAATTTAACTTGCCTGCTTTTTCACTGCCAGGTACTTCAGGGTATCGGCGATCCCGATGCCCAGCTATACGTAGTCACAACTTCTGGTCTTCTGAATCCGGTGCTCTTCATTACTCAGCTCCTGTCTGGCGGTAGCATTACCAATGTGGAACACGATCAGCCCGTAGCGACTCAAGGCTCAACGATCGGCGCCACACCTGCGTACTTGACCGACAAGACTCCGGTGTCCTATTACGGCAGTACGGTTTGGGAAGGATACGTGCTGCAGACACCGAACCAGATCGTCAGAACCGCCACCATGCAGTCTGCATATGGTGTGGATGGAACCGGCGTCACTGTGGCGATCATCGACACAGGCGTCGATCCGAACAACACGGTACTCAAGAGCAAACTGGTATACGGCTACGATTTCACCCGCAACAAGACCGGCGGATCCGAAATGGGAGACATTAACCAGTCGACGGTTGGCGTTGTCGATGGTTCATCTCAGCCAGCACAGCTGAACCAATCCACCGTTGGTGTTGTGGACCAATCGACGGTTGGGGTCGTGGACAACTCCCAATATGCCGCATTTGGACATGGCACCATGACCGCAGGCATTGTGCACTTGGTAGCTCCCAATGCACAGATCATGCCGTTGAAAGCATTCAACGCAAACGGCACCGGGTACGCCTCCGATGTTCTGCGCGCGATTTACTACGCGACCAATCATGGAGCCAAGGTCATCAGCATGAGCTTTGACTTCACTTCGTACTCGCAGGAGCTGGCGACGGCCATCAACTACGCCACTATGCGAGGTGTGATCTGCGTAGCTTCGGCCGGAAATGACGGACAGATCGCCACGGTATATCCGGCGTCACTTCCCAGCGTTATCGACGTGGCTTCGACCTCGAACAACAACACGCCATCAGCGTTCTCGAACTACGGTGCACCACCGGTCTGGTTGTCAGCACCCGGTGAAGCCGTGATGACCACTTATCCGTTCAACACGTACGCTGCCGGTTGGGGTACATCGTTCAGCGCACCGCTGGTTTCTGGAACCGTGGCGCTAATGGCCGATGTGAACTCTCTGTTCCTGACAAAGCAGCAGGCGGCCAAGGCGCTCTCGAATGCGCAGCAAATTGGTTACTCTCAGTACGGCTACGGCGTGCTTGATACTTATCAAGCCATTAAAGCCTGGAGGAACGCCCTGGGGCTGCGGTAACGAAACGCTGGACTACGCGCATGAGCCTGCATCAGACATTTGATTCGTGGTCACCGCTGTTTCTTCGGGTGAAAGAACTTGAAGAGCAGCAGGTGACCATGCGCACCGCCACCATATGCGCATTGAATCAATTGCTCGACTTAAAAGACCTCAATACTGGTGTGCACAGCACGCGTCTGGCAGAGTGGGCGGTGCGAGTCGCGCGCCGGCTGGGAATTGAAGAAGAGAACTTGTATCAGTATGAAGTTGCCGCTCTTTTACACGACATCGGCAAGATTGGTGTTCCCGACGCGATCCTGAAGAAGCCAAGCAAGCTCACTGACGAAGAGCGCGCGATCATGAACAAGCATCCGGAATACAGCTGGTCGATTCTGCGGCTGTTTCCCGGATTGGAAGAGGCCAGTCTGTTCGCACTCCATCATCACGAGTCGTACGACGGCACTGGCTACCCGGGGGGTCTCAAGGCCGAGGAGATTCCCCTAGGCTCACGAATCGTATCCATCGTCGATGCCTTCGATGCCATGATCTCCAACCGCTGCTACCGTAAAGGCCTTGATCATGCCGAAGCGATTCGCCGGCTGAATGCCGGTAGCGGCACTCAGTTCGATCCTAGTGTGCTGCGGTGTTTCCTGGAGATTGCCGAACTCGAAGTTGCTGGTGTATTCGCTGCGACCGGCACTAGCATCACCGCGGTTATTTGAGTCTTACAGGCAGGAAAAATCCGCTCACACACAAGAAACAGCCAAAATAGCAGGGGAAAATTCGAATTCGATCTAAAAGTTATCGAATTCTGCCCAAAATCCGCGAATTTCGGTCAAAACCAGGGAATTATCAGCGATTTCTGTGGACTTCTTCCTAAACCACCATTCGCAAAGCACTTAATGCTGTCTTGCTCGGGATTCAAGAAACTAACAGGGAACTATCAGGGGAACTCCGGCTGAGATGACGGCCTCGCTGCAGCCCTGTCAGGCAAACAGCAAGAAGCAGATTAGGTAGATCCACAGCAAGGTCATCGAGTGCAGATACCATGCCGTCACATCCACAGCAATGCGCCGACGCGCAGCGGACACTGGCACGTTGAAGACAGCGATCACCGCAACCGCCAGCACTCCTACGAATGCATGCACCGCGTGCGTACCACTCAGGACGTAGAAGAATGCGGCCCGCGCCCCGGTGCTCAGTAGTTGCCCGCTCGACGCTAGTGAATGCCAAGCGAGTCCCTGCCCCACTAGAAATCCGATTCCCAGCAACAGCGATGCGTTGAGCCACAACCTACTGCCTCGTTCGATTGTTGCTTCTCCGTGTAGAAGAACTCGAGCCTTGCGGCGAACAACCTCAATCGCTCCGCTTGCGCAAATCAGAAGACACGTATTTAGGATCAGAATTCCGATCGGAAGCCGCAGTGGTTCCCACGCAGTCGAATAAGCACCCGTCGCCGCGTCATAGGTCGGAATTCCTCTGCGGACGACGTACGCGCTGCTGAAGCCAATGAACAACATTGCAACCGAAGCGACAAACAGGGCGAGAGCGAGGCGATAACGTCTCAACATCAGGGAGAAGTCATCTTCGCCGCAAATGCGTGGCGGATCGAGTCTTGGCGGGATACTGCCTGCCGAATCTGCGAGCGACGTTGGCGAGAGAACGCTCATTCTGTCCTCACAACATCCGGCTCAGAGTTTTCGAGTCCGCAGTATTGCTCGGTGAAATTCGGAAGCGTCTGAGGCGCATTCTTCCACCTTCGAACCGCGATAATGATGCCCGCAAAGATTAGTGTCGGCGGAAATACCAGCAGCAAAATTCCGACGCGCAACGCATGCGCAGTTTGCGGCCCACCAGCCGCGGCCGTCGTGTAGCACGATGCGCATCCTTGAGCACACAATTTCACTGAAAACAGCGAGAGTGCGCACAATATTCCAGCCGCCAGCACGATTCCTCTAATCCGATTCACTCTTTCACCTTCAGGTTCTCGGGATTCGACTGCATGACAAAATCCCTTCCGACGTTCGTCTCACCATATTCGTACGGCCCGTGATGGACAACTGGCTGCTCTATGAAGTTGCCTTCCGGCGGAGGTGAACTGGTTGTCCACTCCAGAGATGACGCATTCCATGGATTTGAGGAGGCGCGCTCGCCCTTGTACATACTCCAGAAGAGATTGAACAGGAAAACAAACTGGACGGCTCCAGTGACCAGCGCGGCCACAGTAATGAACTGGTGTAATGAAATCAGTGGAAGCAGAAAGTCGTCGCTCAGCATCGCGTAGCGACGTGGATTGCCGGAGAGCCCAAGCAGATGCATGGGCATGAAGATGCAATAGACCCCGACAAAAGTTAACCCAAAATGAATCTGCCCGAGCCGTTCATTCAGCATTCTTCCAAACATCTTCGGGTACCAGAAATAAATTGCAGCGAAGATCGCGAAGATTGCCGAGACTCCCATGACCATATGCAGATGACCGACGACGAAATATGTAGCGTGCAAATACGAATCGACGGCTGGATGTGCCAGTAGAATCCCGCCGAGTCCACCTGCTACAAAGGTTGAGATGAAGCCGAGGCAAAACATCATCGCCGTGGTGAATTGCAGTCTGCCTCCCCAGAGCGTGCCTAGCCACAACAGCGTGGTAATCGTCGCCGGCAGCGAAATAATGATCGTCGGAATCGAGAACAGGAATCCCGAAAAGGGACTCATGCCGCTCACGAACATATGATGGCCCCAGACGACAAAGCTAAAAAAGCCGATCGCCAGCATGCATCCCAGCACTAACCTGTAACCCAAGATTGGCTTGCGCGAAAAGCAAGCGAGAACATGAGAGACAATGCCGAATCCGGGAAGAATCGTGATGTAAACCTCAGGATGCCCGAAGAACCAGAACAGGTGCTGCCACAGCAGAGGCGACCCGCCGGAGTGTGGTTCGATTTTGCCGCTTACCAGCAGATTGGCGGGCACGAAGAAGCTGGTGCCGGCATTGCGGTCGAGGAAGAGCAAAACAACGGCAGCAAGCAAGACAGAAAAGCTCAACAGACTCAGAATCGCAGTAATGAACCACGCCCAACAGGTCAGGGGCAGGCGCTGAAGCCACATGCCTTTACATCGCATGTCGATGAAGGTGACGAGGAAGTTGATTGAGCTTGCCACTGAAGCGATGCAAAAGATGCCGATTGAGATGAGCCAGAGGTTCTGTCCTGTTCCCAGTCCGGGACCAGCATCGTTTCCGACCGCAGTCATCGGAGGGTATGCAGTCCAGCCGGAAATTGG
This Terriglobales bacterium DNA region includes the following protein-coding sequences:
- a CDS encoding zf-HC2 domain-containing protein; the encoded protein is MRHIPQESLAEFIRQTLPPTEAGQVQQHLAECRECTDLAGLFREVVRVGANESAYEPPAGILRIVKAYFETQQRDTPEPKGVFELLFDSLAQPAVAGARASVASARQLLYRVGTVYVDMRVDSEVNSERAALVGQMLDSARPGHPVSGVPVILLDGRKNVASAISNNNGEFQIEFMIKNNLRLSVTVGDGNPVYLPITGIEERKRPVGASRGQN
- a CDS encoding HD-GYP domain-containing protein yields the protein MSLHQTFDSWSPLFLRVKELEEQQVTMRTATICALNQLLDLKDLNTGVHSTRLAEWAVRVARRLGIEEENLYQYEVAALLHDIGKIGVPDAILKKPSKLTDEERAIMNKHPEYSWSILRLFPGLEEASLFALHHHESYDGTGYPGGLKAEEIPLGSRIVSIVDAFDAMISNRCYRKGLDHAEAIRRLNAGSGTQFDPSVLRCFLEIAELEVAGVFAATGTSITAVI
- a CDS encoding cbb3-type cytochrome c oxidase subunit I, which codes for MSPEIQLSAGQQTKGFLRKYIFSTDHKIVGLQYFFLSLFAVVIGMALSWLMRIHVAWSGARIFGLEHLSATGAPGGVMTPEYYLSLMTLHGTIMIFFVLTLAPQNAFGNYFLPLQIGAEETAFPIVNMVSFWMTLVALLVLAGTFFVKDGPPISGWTAYPPMTAVGNDAGPGLGTGQNLWLISIGIFCIASVASSINFLVTFIDMRCKGMWLQRLPLTCWAWFITAILSLLSFSVLLAAVVLLFLDRNAGTSFFVPANLLVSGKIEPHSGGSPLLWQHLFWFFGHPEVYITILPGFGIVSHVLACFSRKPILGYRLVLGCMLAIGFFSFVVWGHHMFVSGMSPFSGFLFSIPTIIISLPATITTLLWLGTLWGGRLQFTTAMMFCLGFISTFVAGGLGGILLAHPAVDSYLHATYFVVGHLHMVMGVSAIFAIFAAIYFWYPKMFGRMLNERLGQIHFGLTFVGVYCIFMPMHLLGLSGNPRRYAMLSDDFLLPLISLHQFITVAALVTGAVQFVFLFNLFWSMYKGERASSNPWNASSLEWTTSSPPPEGNFIEQPVVHHGPYEYGETNVGRDFVMQSNPENLKVKE
- a CDS encoding cytochrome c oxidase subunit 3; translated protein: MSVLSPTSLADSAGSIPPRLDPPRICGEDDFSLMLRRYRLALALFVASVAMLFIGFSSAYVVRRGIPTYDAATGAYSTAWEPLRLPIGILILNTCLLICASGAIEVVRRKARVLLHGEATIERGSRLWLNASLLLGIGFLVGQGLAWHSLASSGQLLSTGARAAFFYVLSGTHAVHAFVGVLAVAVIAVFNVPVSAARRRIAVDVTAWYLHSMTLLWIYLICFLLFA
- a CDS encoding S8 family serine peptidase codes for the protein MTSKYTFVQKCSRAKAGVCIALILAIFSVYVQPASAITPPPSKTNAQLLGGLLGGGGLLATNRYIVRDTKGLLDLNLTCLLFHCQVLQGIGDPDAQLYVVTTSGLLNPVLFITQLLSGGSITNVEHDQPVATQGSTIGATPAYLTDKTPVSYYGSTVWEGYVLQTPNQIVRTATMQSAYGVDGTGVTVAIIDTGVDPNNTVLKSKLVYGYDFTRNKTGGSEMGDINQSTVGVVDGSSQPAQLNQSTVGVVDQSTVGVVDNSQYAAFGHGTMTAGIVHLVAPNAQIMPLKAFNANGTGYASDVLRAIYYATNHGAKVISMSFDFTSYSQELATAINYATMRGVICVASAGNDGQIATVYPASLPSVIDVASTSNNNTPSAFSNYGAPPVWLSAPGEAVMTTYPFNTYAAGWGTSFSAPLVSGTVALMADVNSLFLTKQQAAKALSNAQQIGYSQYGYGVLDTYQAIKAWRNALGLR